One region of Sus scrofa isolate TJ Tabasco breed Duroc chromosome 3, Sscrofa11.1, whole genome shotgun sequence genomic DNA includes:
- the PRSS27 gene encoding serine protease 27 isoform X3, which yields MGQVPALALLLLLLLRTGTQGAEASSGSPTPCGIVPCLSGPGTRSLPASSSSQHPPPTPHRVCGRQRTLNRLVGGQDALEGEWPWQVSIQRNGSHFCGGSLITEQWVLTAAHCFSKLALLGHGLGQSQRTRTPAQPPGPAEARRAGHRHAHVRQALQDRCRGVGLPAENHQGRHAVCRLRGGQEGRLQGRLGRAPGVPCGPVLAAGRGDQLGRGLRPPEPPRCLHPGHLPPRLDPSDRPGTAVPAGEIGWPKAGPPGPADRGSKRCALPGSPGCPPGPPSPARLPLSLRLVGKWSPGPTVYICK from the exons GGTCACCTACCCCATGTGGGATTGTCCCCTGTCTGTCAGGTCCTGGGACCAGATCTTTACCTGCGTCATCGTCATCCCAACATCCTCCCCCTACTCCCCACCGAG TGTGTGGGCGCCAGAGGACGCTGAACCGGTTGGTGGGCGGGCAGGATGCCTTGGAGGGCGAGTGGCCGTGGCAGGTCAGCATTCAGCGCAACGGAAGCCACTTCTGCGGGGGCAGCCTCATCACAGAGCAGTGGGTCCTCACCGCCGCGCACTGCTTCTCCAA GCTTGCGCTGCTGGGTCACGGGCTGGGGCAGTCCCAGCGAACAAG AACGCCTGCCCAACCCCCGGGTCCTGCAGAAGCTCGCCGTGCCGGTCATCGACACGCCCATGTGCGACAGGCTCTACAGGACAGATGCCGAGGAGTCGGGCTTCCAGCCGAAAACCATCAAGGACGACATGCTGTGTGCCGGCTTCGCGGAGGGCAAGAAGGACGCCTGCAAG GGAGACTCGGGCGGGCCCCTGGTGTGCCTTGTGGGCCAGTCCTGGCTGCAGGCCGGGGTGATCAGCTGGGGCGAGGGCTGCGCCCGCCGGAACCGCCCAGGTGTCTACATCCGGGTCACCTCCCACCACGACTGGATCCATCGGATCGTCCCGGAACTGCAGTTCCGGCAGGCGAGATCGGGTGGCCAAAAGCGGGGCCCCCGGGACCGGCAGATCGCGGGTCGAAACGCTGCGCCCTGCCTGGCAGCCCAGGCTGTCCTCCTGGTCCTCCCAGCCCTGCTCGccttcctctgagcctcaggctgGTGGGCAAGTGGAGCCCGGGGCCTACGGTGTACATTTGTAAATAA
- the PRSS27 gene encoding serine protease 27 isoform X1 — MGQVPALALLLLLLLRTGTQGAEASSGSPTPCGIVPCLSGPGTRSLPASSSSQHPPPTPHRVCGRQRTLNRLVGGQDALEGEWPWQVSIQRNGSHFCGGSLITEQWVLTAAHCFSNTSQTSLYQVLLGARQLVKPGPHAVYVQVKRVERNPLYQGMASSADVALVELAAPVTFTDYILPVCVPDPSVAFETGLRCWVTGWGSPSEQERLPNPRVLQKLAVPVIDTPMCDRLYRTDAEESGFQPKTIKDDMLCAGFAEGKKDACKGDSGGPLVCLVGQSWLQAGVISWGEGCARRNRPGVYIRVTSHHDWIHRIVPELQFRQARSGGQKRGPRDRQIAGRNAAPCLAAQAVLLVLPALLAFL; from the exons GGTCACCTACCCCATGTGGGATTGTCCCCTGTCTGTCAGGTCCTGGGACCAGATCTTTACCTGCGTCATCGTCATCCCAACATCCTCCCCCTACTCCCCACCGAG TGTGTGGGCGCCAGAGGACGCTGAACCGGTTGGTGGGCGGGCAGGATGCCTTGGAGGGCGAGTGGCCGTGGCAGGTCAGCATTCAGCGCAACGGAAGCCACTTCTGCGGGGGCAGCCTCATCACAGAGCAGTGGGTCCTCACCGCCGCGCACTGCTTCTCCAA CACCTCGCAAACATCCCTGTACCAAGTCCTGCTGGGGGCGCGGCAGCTGGTGAAGCCGGGGCCGCACGCCGTGTACGTGCAGGTGAAGCGGGTGGAGAGAAACCCCCTGTACCAGGGCATGGCCTCCAGTGCCGACGTGGCCCTGGTGGAGCTGGCGGCACCCGTGACCTTCACTGATTACATCCTCCCCGTGTGTGTGCCTGACCCTTCCGTCGCCTTTGAGACAGGCTTGCGCTGCTGGGTCACGGGCTGGGGCAGTCCCAGCGAACAAG AACGCCTGCCCAACCCCCGGGTCCTGCAGAAGCTCGCCGTGCCGGTCATCGACACGCCCATGTGCGACAGGCTCTACAGGACAGATGCCGAGGAGTCGGGCTTCCAGCCGAAAACCATCAAGGACGACATGCTGTGTGCCGGCTTCGCGGAGGGCAAGAAGGACGCCTGCAAG GGAGACTCGGGCGGGCCCCTGGTGTGCCTTGTGGGCCAGTCCTGGCTGCAGGCCGGGGTGATCAGCTGGGGCGAGGGCTGCGCCCGCCGGAACCGCCCAGGTGTCTACATCCGGGTCACCTCCCACCACGACTGGATCCATCGGATCGTCCCGGAACTGCAGTTCCGGCAGGCGAGATCGGGTGGCCAAAAGCGGGGCCCCCGGGACCGGCAGATCGCGGGTCGAAACGCTGCGCCCTGCCTGGCAGCCCAGGCTGTCCTCCTGGTCCTCCCAGCCCTGCTCGccttcctctga
- the PRSS27 gene encoding serine protease 27 isoform X2, whose product MGQVPALALLLLLLLRTGTQGAEASSGPGTRSLPASSSSQHPPPTPHRVCGRQRTLNRLVGGQDALEGEWPWQVSIQRNGSHFCGGSLITEQWVLTAAHCFSNTSQTSLYQVLLGARQLVKPGPHAVYVQVKRVERNPLYQGMASSADVALVELAAPVTFTDYILPVCVPDPSVAFETGLRCWVTGWGSPSEQERLPNPRVLQKLAVPVIDTPMCDRLYRTDAEESGFQPKTIKDDMLCAGFAEGKKDACKGDSGGPLVCLVGQSWLQAGVISWGEGCARRNRPGVYIRVTSHHDWIHRIVPELQFRQARSGGQKRGPRDRQIAGRNAAPCLAAQAVLLVLPALLAFL is encoded by the exons GTCCTGGGACCAGATCTTTACCTGCGTCATCGTCATCCCAACATCCTCCCCCTACTCCCCACCGAG TGTGTGGGCGCCAGAGGACGCTGAACCGGTTGGTGGGCGGGCAGGATGCCTTGGAGGGCGAGTGGCCGTGGCAGGTCAGCATTCAGCGCAACGGAAGCCACTTCTGCGGGGGCAGCCTCATCACAGAGCAGTGGGTCCTCACCGCCGCGCACTGCTTCTCCAA CACCTCGCAAACATCCCTGTACCAAGTCCTGCTGGGGGCGCGGCAGCTGGTGAAGCCGGGGCCGCACGCCGTGTACGTGCAGGTGAAGCGGGTGGAGAGAAACCCCCTGTACCAGGGCATGGCCTCCAGTGCCGACGTGGCCCTGGTGGAGCTGGCGGCACCCGTGACCTTCACTGATTACATCCTCCCCGTGTGTGTGCCTGACCCTTCCGTCGCCTTTGAGACAGGCTTGCGCTGCTGGGTCACGGGCTGGGGCAGTCCCAGCGAACAAG AACGCCTGCCCAACCCCCGGGTCCTGCAGAAGCTCGCCGTGCCGGTCATCGACACGCCCATGTGCGACAGGCTCTACAGGACAGATGCCGAGGAGTCGGGCTTCCAGCCGAAAACCATCAAGGACGACATGCTGTGTGCCGGCTTCGCGGAGGGCAAGAAGGACGCCTGCAAG GGAGACTCGGGCGGGCCCCTGGTGTGCCTTGTGGGCCAGTCCTGGCTGCAGGCCGGGGTGATCAGCTGGGGCGAGGGCTGCGCCCGCCGGAACCGCCCAGGTGTCTACATCCGGGTCACCTCCCACCACGACTGGATCCATCGGATCGTCCCGGAACTGCAGTTCCGGCAGGCGAGATCGGGTGGCCAAAAGCGGGGCCCCCGGGACCGGCAGATCGCGGGTCGAAACGCTGCGCCCTGCCTGGCAGCCCAGGCTGTCCTCCTGGTCCTCCCAGCCCTGCTCGccttcctctga